From a region of the Flavobacterium sediminilitoris genome:
- a CDS encoding RNA polymerase sigma factor, with product MSKVEDQIYINKVLNGDVSSFSILVDRYKDLIFTIAIRILKNREEAEEVSQDVFVKIFKSLSKFKGDSKFSTWIYKIAYNTCLDVLKKYNRQNNFIPIEEHTETQLIELESIFDTLVLKEQQISIQKCLNLLPYEESILLTLYYYEDQSLEEISKVLNINQNNAKVKLFRSRKKLENILRAQLPTEIIENYERSAK from the coding sequence ATGAGTAAAGTAGAAGATCAAATTTATATTAATAAAGTGCTGAATGGAGATGTCAGTTCATTTTCCATTTTAGTAGATCGATATAAAGATTTAATCTTTACAATAGCTATTAGGATACTAAAAAACAGGGAAGAAGCAGAAGAAGTTTCCCAAGATGTTTTTGTGAAGATTTTTAAATCATTATCTAAATTTAAAGGAGATTCAAAATTCTCAACTTGGATTTATAAAATTGCCTATAATACGTGTTTAGATGTTTTGAAGAAATATAATAGACAGAATAATTTTATACCGATAGAAGAACATACAGAAACACAACTAATAGAATTAGAAAGCATATTTGATACATTGGTTTTAAAAGAACAACAAATTAGTATTCAAAAATGTCTAAATTTATTACCTTATGAAGAAAGTATTCTTTTAACTTTATATTATTATGAAGATCAATCATTAGAAGAAATTTCTAAAGTGCTAAATATTAATCAGAATAATGCAAAAGTGAAACTGTTTAGAAGTAGAAAGAAGTTAGAAAATATTTTAAGAGCTCAATTACCAACAGAAATTATAGAAAACTATGAAAGAAGTGCAAAATAG
- a CDS encoding XRE family transcriptional regulator — MWAQARCLRQHGGTREVTVAELQKLTKLFNLTTDQILNYDENLIPKEGVIEDKTVIEQMQLLEQLDEEDKSIVFKMIDKMLTTKKFKDFFNNNIATL, encoded by the coding sequence TTGTGGGCACAAGCAAGATGCTTGCGCCAGCATGGGGGAACTAGAGAAGTAACCGTAGCCGAACTACAAAAACTTACTAAACTTTTTAACTTGACTACTGACCAGATTTTGAACTATGATGAAAATCTAATCCCTAAAGAAGGAGTAATTGAAGATAAAACCGTTATTGAACAAATGCAACTCCTTGAACAGCTCGATGAAGAAGATAAAAGCATTGTTTTTAAAATGATTGACAAAATGCTTACTACTAAAAAATTTAAAGACTTTTTCAATAACAACATAGCTACGCTATAA
- a CDS encoding pirin family protein encodes MTNSVIHKADTRGNANHGWLNAYHSFSFANWYNPDRIQFGALRVLNDDTIAAGMGFGTHPHDNMEIITIPLEGDLAHKDSMGNSSIIKSGDIQVMSAGTGIQHSEYNPNENQQTKLFQIWLFPNKQNVTPRYEQITLNKEEQKNNFSQILSPSPEDNGVWIHQDAWFYLSNFDKDFSKKLNLKKEGNGFYIMNIEGKIEVNGSTLEKRDAIGIWDTETININAITESKFLVMEIPMNY; translated from the coding sequence ATGACAAATTCAGTTATACATAAAGCAGATACAAGAGGAAATGCAAATCATGGTTGGTTAAATGCTTATCATAGTTTTAGTTTTGCAAATTGGTACAATCCTGATAGAATTCAATTTGGTGCTCTTCGTGTTTTAAATGATGATACTATTGCTGCTGGAATGGGCTTTGGAACACATCCACACGATAATATGGAGATTATCACTATTCCATTAGAAGGTGATTTGGCTCACAAAGATAGTATGGGAAATTCATCTATTATTAAAAGTGGAGACATACAAGTAATGAGTGCAGGAACAGGAATTCAACACAGTGAATATAATCCGAATGAAAATCAGCAAACAAAACTTTTTCAAATTTGGTTATTTCCAAACAAACAGAATGTTACACCTCGTTATGAACAAATTACCTTAAACAAAGAAGAACAAAAAAATAACTTTTCACAGATTTTATCTCCAAGTCCAGAAGATAATGGTGTTTGGATTCATCAAGATGCTTGGTTCTATTTAAGTAATTTTGACAAAGATTTTTCTAAAAAATTAAATCTTAAAAAAGAAGGAAATGGATTTTACATCATGAATATTGAAGGTAAAATTGAAGTAAATGGTTCAACACTTGAAAAAAGAGATGCAATAGGAATTTGGGATACAGAAACAATAAATATTAACGCAATTACTGAATCTAAATTTTTGGTAATGGAAATACCTATGAACTACTAA
- a CDS encoding NADPH-dependent FMN reductase has translation MTKKIIAFGASNSKNSINKKLATYTATLFTHSDIEILDLNDFEMPIYSIDIEKETGIPQLAHDFYTKIGNADLIIISLAEHNGSYSTAFKNIFDWNSRINNKNFQGKDMLLLSTSPGPRGGMSVFETAKDRFPRHDANIVGSFTLPSFNDNFSEEEGIKNEELKKELLAVVNSIEL, from the coding sequence ATGACAAAAAAAATTATTGCCTTTGGAGCATCAAACAGTAAAAATTCTATCAATAAAAAACTAGCAACTTATACTGCTACTCTTTTTACGCATTCAGATATTGAAATATTAGATTTAAATGATTTTGAAATGCCAATTTATTCTATTGATATTGAAAAAGAAACTGGAATACCACAATTAGCTCACGATTTTTATACCAAAATAGGAAATGCTGATTTAATTATAATATCACTTGCTGAACACAATGGTTCATATAGTACTGCTTTTAAAAATATCTTTGATTGGAATTCTAGAATTAATAATAAAAACTTTCAAGGTAAAGATATGCTTTTGCTATCTACTTCCCCAGGACCAAGAGGAGGAATGAGTGTTTTTGAAACTGCAAAAGATAGGTTTCCAAGACATGATGCAAATATTGTAGGCTCTTTTACGCTTCCTAGTTTTAATGACAACTTTAGTGAGGAAGAAGGAATTAAAAATGAAGAATTAAAAAAAGAGTTATTAGCGGTTGTAAACTCCATTGAATTATAA
- the purT gene encoding formate-dependent phosphoribosylglycinamide formyltransferase — translation MKLIQNNNTTMNKKILLLGSGELGKEFVIAAQRIGQTVIAVDSYENAPAMQVAHGFEVINMLDGAELDSIIAKHNPDFIVPEIEAIRTERFYDYEKQGITVVPSAKAANFTMNRKAIRDLASKELGLRTANYRYATSSEELQKAVTEVGMPCVVKPLMSSSGKGQSTIKSEEDISKAWNYAVEGSRGDVVEVIVEAFVNFHSEITLLTVSQNNDLPTLFCAPIGHRQERGDYQESWQPAKISDKDLFEAQDMAEKVTEALGGAGLFGVEFFLTDEGVYFSELSPRPHDTGMVTLANTQNFNEFELHLRAILSLPIAQITLEKNGASAVILASENSNNPTFSGVENIAGLPKTDFRLFGKPTSRPYRRMGVVLTNDTLETPIEAITERAKETAKLITVNS, via the coding sequence TTGAAACTAATTCAAAACAACAACACAACAATGAATAAAAAAATTTTACTCTTAGGCTCTGGAGAACTAGGAAAAGAATTTGTAATTGCAGCACAACGTATTGGACAAACTGTAATAGCTGTTGATAGCTATGAAAACGCTCCTGCGATGCAAGTAGCGCACGGATTTGAAGTCATTAATATGCTTGATGGAGCTGAACTAGACAGCATTATAGCCAAACATAATCCTGATTTTATTGTTCCTGAAATTGAAGCCATTCGCACAGAACGATTTTATGATTATGAAAAGCAAGGAATAACAGTTGTGCCTTCGGCAAAAGCAGCCAATTTTACGATGAACCGAAAAGCCATTCGTGATTTAGCTTCAAAAGAACTGGGTTTACGAACAGCCAATTATCGCTATGCAACCTCATCGGAAGAATTGCAAAAAGCCGTTACTGAAGTTGGAATGCCTTGTGTTGTTAAACCACTAATGAGTTCGTCTGGAAAAGGACAATCTACTATAAAGTCAGAGGAAGATATTAGTAAGGCTTGGAATTATGCTGTAGAAGGTTCTCGTGGCGATGTGGTAGAAGTAATTGTAGAAGCATTTGTTAATTTTCATTCGGAAATTACACTTTTAACGGTTTCCCAAAATAACGATTTACCAACTTTATTCTGTGCTCCTATTGGTCATCGACAAGAAAGAGGAGATTACCAGGAAAGTTGGCAACCAGCAAAAATTTCTGATAAGGATTTATTTGAAGCACAAGACATGGCTGAAAAAGTCACAGAAGCCTTAGGTGGAGCTGGACTTTTTGGTGTTGAATTCTTTCTAACTGACGAAGGTGTTTATTTTTCAGAATTATCGCCAAGACCACATGACACAGGAATGGTTACCTTAGCAAATACTCAAAACTTTAATGAATTTGAATTGCATTTACGTGCTATATTGAGTTTACCGATTGCCCAAATTACTTTAGAAAAGAATGGTGCCAGTGCTGTTATTTTAGCTTCTGAAAACTCAAACAATCCTACCTTTAGCGGTGTTGAAAATATAGCGGGTTTACCCAAAACAGATTTTAGACTCTTTGGAAAACCCACCTCAAGACCTTATAGAAGAATGGGCGTTGTTTTAACAAATGACACTTTAGAAACTCCTATTGAAGCAATTACAGAAAGAGCTAAAGAAACCGCTAAATTGATAACTGTAAATTCATAA
- a CDS encoding DUF6249 domain-containing protein, with protein MGSEIIIVPVLFLSIFGIFYLFFSTRNKERLALIEKGVDANIFVSKNHSSMFIWKIIILNLACLMIGIGTGILSALFIESLLEINNGPIYPGLIFLFAGIGLLVGFKISKNLE; from the coding sequence ATGGGATCAGAAATCATTATTGTACCTGTGTTATTTTTATCCATTTTTGGAATATTCTATTTATTTTTTAGTACTAGAAACAAAGAACGTTTAGCCCTTATAGAAAAAGGAGTTGATGCAAACATTTTTGTTTCTAAAAATCACTCCTCCATGTTTATTTGGAAAATTATCATTCTAAATTTAGCTTGTTTAATGATAGGAATTGGTACTGGAATATTATCTGCCTTATTTATTGAGTCTCTACTTGAAATTAATAACGGTCCTATTTATCCAGGACTAATTTTCTTATTTGCAGGAATAGGTCTTTTGGTTGGTTTTAAAATTTCCAAAAACCTAGAATAA
- the fabD gene encoding ACP S-malonyltransferase, producing the protein MKAYVFPGQGAQFTGMGKDLYENSTIAQELFEKANEILGFSITDIMFEGNAEELKETKVTQPAVFLHSVILAKTLENFNPEMVAGHSLGEFSALVANGTLSFEDGLKLVSKRALAMQKACEIQPSTMAAVLNLEDKIVEDICASIDGVVVAANYNCPGQLVISGEYKAVEEACEKMKEAGAKRALILPVGGAFHSPMMEPAREELAAAIEATTFSTPICPVYQNVTASAVSDADEIKKNLIIQLTAPVKWTQSVNQMIADGATSFTEVGPGKVLVGLVNKINKEVETISA; encoded by the coding sequence ATGAAAGCATACGTATTTCCAGGTCAAGGAGCGCAATTTACAGGAATGGGTAAAGACCTATATGAAAATTCAACAATAGCGCAAGAATTATTTGAAAAAGCAAATGAGATATTAGGTTTTAGTATTACAGACATTATGTTTGAAGGTAATGCGGAAGAATTAAAAGAAACAAAAGTAACACAACCTGCTGTTTTTTTACATTCTGTTATTCTTGCTAAAACGTTAGAAAATTTCAATCCTGAAATGGTGGCTGGACATTCGCTAGGTGAATTTTCTGCTCTAGTAGCAAACGGAACATTATCTTTTGAAGACGGATTAAAATTAGTATCTAAAAGAGCTTTAGCTATGCAAAAAGCTTGTGAAATTCAACCTTCAACAATGGCTGCTGTTTTAAATTTAGAAGATAAAATTGTAGAAGATATTTGCGCATCAATAGATGGAGTTGTTGTTGCTGCAAACTATAACTGCCCAGGTCAATTAGTAATTTCTGGAGAATATAAAGCGGTTGAAGAAGCTTGCGAAAAAATGAAAGAGGCTGGAGCAAAAAGAGCCTTAATTTTACCTGTTGGTGGTGCTTTTCATTCGCCAATGATGGAACCTGCTAGAGAAGAGCTAGCGGCTGCTATTGAAGCAACTACTTTCTCTACTCCTATTTGTCCAGTATATCAAAATGTAACAGCAAGTGCTGTTTCTGACGCAGACGAAATAAAGAAAAACCTAATTATTCAATTAACAGCTCCTGTAAAATGGACGCAATCTGTAAATCAAATGATTGCTGATGGTGCTACAAGTTTCACAGAAGTTGGACCAGGAAAAGTACTCGTTGGCTTAGTCAATAAAATCAACAAAGAAGTAGAAACAATTTCTGCATAA
- a CDS encoding Crp/Fnr family transcriptional regulator, producing the protein MALILENIAKIVSLSEKEQSLFLSKVEIQNHKAKTILHNAGKICKHSYFVNSGILRSFNINDNIVEHVLHFACEGWWIGDMYSLLSQKPGNLFIEVLEDAEIVLLSKENQDELYLEIPKLERFFRILTENSLVAHQERLMDNLSLSAEERFEKFCSKYPTLIQKVPQKQIASYIGVTPEFFSKMKARLLKK; encoded by the coding sequence ATGGCTTTAATCCTTGAAAACATTGCCAAAATAGTATCTCTTTCAGAAAAGGAACAGTCCTTGTTCTTATCAAAAGTAGAGATTCAAAATCATAAAGCAAAAACAATACTTCACAATGCAGGTAAAATTTGCAAACATTCCTATTTTGTGAATTCAGGGATTCTAAGAAGTTTTAATATCAATGATAATATTGTAGAACATGTGCTCCATTTTGCTTGCGAAGGTTGGTGGATTGGAGACATGTATAGTTTATTATCTCAAAAACCAGGTAACTTATTCATTGAAGTACTAGAAGATGCTGAAATTGTGTTATTATCTAAAGAAAATCAAGATGAATTGTATCTTGAGATTCCAAAACTAGAACGCTTTTTCCGCATCTTAACTGAAAACTCATTAGTAGCACATCAAGAAAGACTGATGGATAATTTAAGTTTATCTGCTGAAGAACGTTTTGAGAAATTCTGCTCAAAATACCCTACTCTAATTCAAAAAGTACCACAAAAACAAATTGCTTCTTATATAGGTGTAACGCCTGAGTTTTTTAGTAAAATGAAAGCTCGGTTATTAAAAAAATAA
- a CDS encoding pyridoxal phosphate-dependent aminotransferase, whose protein sequence is MNPLSDRINNLSTSQTLAMAALARELKAQGKDIISLSLGEPDFNTPDFIKEAAKKAIDENYSTYSPVDGYVELKEAICKKFKRDNDLEYKSSQIVVSTGAKQSLYNIAQVMLNEGDEVILPAPYWVSYYEIIKLSGGTPIEVPTSVDSDFKITPEQLEKAITPKTKMMWFSSPCNPSGSVYNREELTALCKVLEKHPNIYVVSDEIYEHINFSGTFCSIGSIPGMLDRTITVNGVAKAFAMTGWRIGYIGAPEFIAKACTKIQGQVTSGANSIAQRATIAAVEADPKVLNHMVEAFHKRRDLVVGLIQEIPGLKINVPEGAFYVFPDVSDYFGKTLKGTKIENATDFSMYLLAEANVATVTGEAFGNPNCIRFSYATSEELLKEALKRIKEALA, encoded by the coding sequence ATGAATCCGTTATCAGATAGAATTAATAATTTATCTACATCACAAACCCTTGCTATGGCTGCATTAGCAAGAGAATTAAAAGCACAAGGAAAAGATATAATCAGTTTAAGTTTAGGAGAGCCTGATTTTAATACTCCTGATTTTATAAAAGAAGCAGCAAAGAAAGCAATTGACGAAAATTATAGCACCTACTCACCTGTTGATGGTTATGTAGAATTAAAAGAAGCTATCTGTAAAAAATTCAAAAGAGATAATGATTTGGAATACAAATCTTCTCAAATTGTTGTTTCAACTGGTGCAAAACAATCTTTATACAATATTGCTCAAGTAATGTTAAACGAAGGAGACGAAGTGATTCTTCCTGCTCCATATTGGGTAAGTTATTACGAAATCATCAAACTTTCTGGAGGAACTCCTATCGAAGTTCCTACTTCTGTTGATAGTGATTTCAAAATCACACCTGAACAACTTGAAAAAGCAATTACACCAAAAACAAAAATGATGTGGTTTAGTTCTCCTTGTAATCCTAGCGGTTCTGTTTACAACAGGGAAGAACTTACAGCGCTTTGTAAAGTTTTAGAAAAACACCCAAATATATATGTAGTTTCAGATGAAATATATGAGCACATAAATTTCTCAGGAACATTTTGTAGTATTGGATCTATTCCAGGTATGCTAGATAGAACAATTACGGTTAATGGAGTAGCAAAAGCGTTTGCTATGACAGGATGGAGGATTGGATATATTGGCGCTCCAGAATTTATTGCAAAAGCATGTACAAAAATTCAAGGACAAGTTACAAGTGGTGCTAATTCTATAGCACAACGAGCAACTATTGCTGCTGTTGAAGCTGATCCAAAAGTATTAAACCACATGGTAGAAGCTTTTCATAAAAGAAGAGATTTAGTTGTTGGTTTAATTCAAGAAATTCCAGGATTAAAAATCAATGTTCCAGAAGGAGCTTTTTATGTATTTCCTGATGTTTCCGATTATTTTGGTAAAACTTTAAAAGGAACAAAAATTGAAAACGCAACTGATTTCTCTATGTATCTTTTAGCAGAAGCCAATGTAGCTACTGTAACAGGTGAAGCTTTTGGTAATCCAAATTGTATTCGTTTTTCTTACGCAACAAGCGAAGAATTATTAAAAGAGGCATTAAAAAGAATAAAGGAAGCGTTAGCATAA
- a CDS encoding serine hydrolase domain-containing protein yields MDSLIISKFKADNPGAVFLVAKEGKSIYRKAFGKANLEMNIDMQPEFVFEIGSMTKQFTAVAIALLEEQGKLNFQDEIVKFIPDYPTQGNKMTIHHLLTHTSGIKDFTKMKELRSISKKDLSPKELVDFFKNEPMDFNSGEQFKYNNSGYIVLGYIIEIVSGQSYEDFIQKNIFDKLEMKATYYANHRKIIKNRVSGYHNKEGYINNDYISFTLPYASGSIMSTVDDMLKWQNAMDTNKLVSSKTKQKILTNYKLNSGEEIHYGYGWHIKEINNSISIEHGGSIFGFKSMGIYLPKEKVYVIGLSNCDCNSPTQITKDIATLFVEN; encoded by the coding sequence ATGGACAGTTTAATAATCTCTAAATTTAAAGCAGATAATCCAGGAGCTGTTTTTCTAGTAGCAAAAGAAGGAAAATCAATTTATAGAAAAGCTTTTGGTAAAGCCAATTTAGAAATGAATATTGATATGCAACCCGAGTTTGTCTTTGAAATTGGATCCATGACAAAACAATTTACGGCTGTAGCAATAGCACTACTTGAAGAACAAGGGAAATTAAATTTTCAAGATGAAATTGTAAAGTTTATTCCAGATTATCCTACACAAGGAAATAAAATGACAATACATCATTTGTTAACACATACTTCGGGTATTAAAGATTTTACCAAAATGAAAGAGCTTAGGAGTATTTCAAAAAAGGATTTATCTCCAAAGGAGCTTGTAGATTTTTTTAAAAATGAACCTATGGATTTTAATTCAGGAGAACAATTTAAATATAATAATTCAGGATATATTGTTTTGGGTTATATCATTGAAATAGTTTCAGGACAATCGTATGAAGATTTCATCCAGAAAAATATTTTTGATAAATTAGAAATGAAGGCTACTTATTATGCAAATCACAGAAAAATTATAAAGAATAGAGTATCAGGCTATCATAATAAAGAGGGATATATTAATAATGATTATATAAGTTTTACTTTGCCTTATGCTTCGGGTTCAATTATGTCAACTGTAGATGATATGTTAAAATGGCAAAATGCAATGGATACAAATAAGCTAGTAAGCTCAAAAACAAAGCAAAAGATATTGACAAACTATAAGCTAAACAGTGGAGAAGAAATTCACTATGGTTATGGTTGGCATATAAAAGAAATTAATAACTCTATCTCCATAGAGCATGGAGGAAGTATTTTTGGGTTTAAATCTATGGGCATTTATTTGCCAAAAGAAAAGGTTTATGTAATAGGGTTATCAAATTGCGATTGTAACTCACCCACACAAATTACAAAAGATATTGCTACACTTTTTGTAGAAAACTAA
- a CDS encoding fatty acid desaturase family protein translates to MNTKAPIFSKTDNAKFFRTLNKRVNDYFKTNNLKKTGNWKLHLKTIVMFALFLTPYFFLISLTMPLWLYLLLSIVIGIGMAGVGMNVMHDGNHGSYSTKNWVNKIMGGSIYILAGNVYNWQVQHNVLHHTYTNIPGHDEDLDAGRIIRFTKEAKWYKFHKFQHYYSVFLYGLLTFNWSLTTDFKQMKGYLKRKLSYGKIKSPKILWTTLVITKVIYFSIWLVIPMILGIVWWKVLIGFFVMHYTAGLILSIVFQLAHIVEETTNPLPSEAGEIENTWAIHQLFTTTNFAPKNWIVNWYTGGLNHQIEHHIFPNISHIHYGKIAEIVKQTAKECNLPYYEYKTMRSAVIAHFKHLKELGQQPQLA, encoded by the coding sequence ATGAACACAAAAGCACCTATCTTCTCAAAAACTGACAATGCAAAATTTTTCAGAACACTAAATAAACGTGTAAATGACTATTTTAAGACGAATAATCTTAAGAAAACCGGAAACTGGAAATTACATTTAAAAACAATTGTAATGTTTGCTCTTTTCCTTACACCTTATTTCTTTTTAATTTCATTAACTATGCCTCTCTGGTTATATCTTCTATTAAGTATAGTTATTGGAATAGGAATGGCAGGAGTTGGAATGAATGTAATGCACGATGGAAATCATGGTTCTTATTCAACTAAAAACTGGGTAAATAAAATCATGGGAGGAAGTATATATATCTTAGCAGGAAATGTTTACAACTGGCAAGTACAACACAATGTTCTACATCATACTTATACAAATATACCAGGACATGATGAAGATTTAGATGCAGGAAGAATTATTCGTTTTACTAAAGAAGCAAAATGGTATAAATTTCATAAATTTCAGCATTACTATTCTGTATTTTTATACGGATTATTAACTTTCAATTGGTCATTAACTACCGATTTTAAGCAAATGAAAGGATATTTAAAAAGAAAACTTTCATATGGTAAAATAAAAAGTCCTAAAATTCTTTGGACAACACTAGTAATTACAAAAGTTATTTATTTTTCAATTTGGTTAGTAATTCCTATGATTCTAGGAATTGTATGGTGGAAAGTTTTAATTGGTTTTTTTGTGATGCACTATACTGCTGGTTTAATTTTAAGTATTGTATTCCAATTAGCACATATTGTTGAAGAAACAACAAACCCACTTCCTTCTGAAGCTGGAGAAATTGAAAATACTTGGGCAATTCATCAATTGTTTACCACAACAAATTTTGCTCCTAAAAACTGGATTGTAAATTGGTATACTGGCGGCCTTAATCATCAAATTGAACATCATATTTTTCCGAATATAAGTCATATTCATTATGGTAAAATAGCAGAAATTGTAAAACAAACTGCAAAAGAATGTAATCTGCCTTATTACGAATATAAAACAATGAGAAGTGCAGTAATTGCTCATTTCAAACATTTAAAAGAACTAGGACAACAACCTCAATTAGCATAA
- a CDS encoding DUF6370 family protein, with amino-acid sequence MKHILSLIFLFFITIGNAQEKKTPTEKKQTVEASCGQCQFGMKGHGCDLAVRIDGKSYFVEGTHIDKHGDAHAEDGFCQTIRRAEVTGEVKDSVFVVTHFKLLPKKNK; translated from the coding sequence ATGAAACATATTTTAAGTCTTATTTTTCTTTTTTTCATAACAATTGGAAATGCTCAAGAGAAAAAAACACCCACAGAGAAAAAACAAACCGTTGAAGCATCTTGTGGGCAATGTCAGTTTGGAATGAAAGGTCACGGTTGTGATTTAGCTGTTAGAATAGATGGAAAATCTTATTTTGTAGAAGGCACACATATTGATAAACACGGTGATGCTCATGCGGAAGATGGTTTTTGCCAAACTATTCGAAGAGCAGAAGTTACAGGTGAGGTTAAAGATAGTGTATTTGTTGTTACACATTTTAAACTATTACCAAAAAAGAATAAATAA
- the rsmG gene encoding 16S rRNA (guanine(527)-N(7))-methyltransferase RsmG, translated as MELILKYFPNLTNTQIRQFEMLKDLYEDWNSKINVISRKDIEELYVRHVLHSLGIFKILEFKPGTQILDVGTGGGFPGIPLAIMHPEVDFYLIDIIAKKIKVVNEVTAALGLKNVKAEQKRAELVRSDFDFIVSRAVTNMPDFVNWVDGKIKKESKHELRNGILYLKGGDLSEELAAFPKAILYNLSDYFTEEFFQTKKVVHLALKYKK; from the coding sequence ATGGAGTTAATTTTAAAATATTTTCCAAATTTAACGAATACTCAAATTAGACAATTTGAGATGTTGAAAGATTTGTATGAAGATTGGAATTCAAAAATAAATGTTATTTCTCGAAAAGATATTGAAGAACTATATGTTCGTCATGTTTTACATTCTTTAGGGATTTTTAAAATTCTGGAATTCAAACCTGGAACTCAAATTTTAGATGTAGGAACTGGAGGAGGATTTCCAGGGATTCCTTTAGCGATTATGCATCCTGAAGTTGATTTTTATTTAATAGATATTATTGCTAAAAAAATAAAAGTAGTAAATGAAGTGACTGCTGCTTTAGGATTGAAGAATGTTAAAGCGGAACAAAAAAGAGCAGAATTAGTTCGTAGTGATTTTGATTTTATTGTTAGTAGAGCAGTAACCAATATGCCTGATTTTGTCAATTGGGTTGATGGGAAAATAAAAAAAGAGTCAAAACATGAATTAAGAAATGGAATTTTATATTTAAAAGGAGGAGATTTAAGTGAAGAGTTAGCCGCTTTTCCTAAAGCAATTTTGTATAATTTATCAGATTATTTTACTGAGGAGTTTTTTCAAACTAAAAAAGTGGTTCATTTAGCTCTTAAATATAAGAAATAA
- a CDS encoding DUF6443 domain-containing protein yields MKKIIYLLTLIPFLALGQSPDQNWVKTITYKQPTATPIANPDVSVANVQVSYFDGLGRPIQQVAPQLVRASLNNRHRYREFLARGHKEYKKTEQLLRELILLF; encoded by the coding sequence ATGAAAAAAATAATATACCTACTAACCCTAATCCCCTTTCTTGCTTTAGGACAAAGCCCTGATCAAAACTGGGTGAAAACCATTACGTACAAACAACCCACTGCAACTCCGATTGCAAATCCTGATGTAAGCGTTGCTAATGTACAAGTTAGTTATTTTGATGGACTGGGAAGACCGATTCAGCAAGTAGCACCCCAGCTAGTCCGAGCGTCTTTAAATAATCGGCATCGCTACCGTGAGTTTCTAGCTCGTGGGCACAAAGAATATAAAAAGACAGAGCAACTTTTAAGAGAGTTGATTTTGTTGTTTTAA